The Flavobacterium galactosidilyticum nucleotide sequence TTAGATGAAAACTACGATGTGATTGTAAAAATTGATGCCGATTTGATTTTCCCAAATAATTATTTTGAAAAAATCGATACACATTTCAAATCAGATCCTTCAATTGGTATGGTTGGTGGCTTTTGTTATATTGAGAAAAACGGAGAATGGATTTTAGAAAACCTAACCGATAAAGACCACATTCGAGGCGCTTTAAAAGCCTACAGAAAAGAAACTTTCAAACAAATTGGCGGTTTAAAACCACAAATGGGTTGGGACACCGTTGACGAATTACTTTGTAAATTTTACAATTGGAAAGTAGTCACTGATACCTCTTTACATGTAAAACATTTAAAACCAACTGGTGCTAATTATAATAAAACAGCACGCTATAAACAAGGTGAAGCTTTTTATACTTTAGGTTATGGCTTTATAATTACCGCTATTGCTTCAGCAAAACTAGCGATGATGAAAAAAAAACCATTGCTTTTTTTAGATTATATTAAAGGATTTTGGAAAGCTAAAACAGCTAAAACACCTTTAATGGTCACAGCAGAACAAGCAAAATTCATACGTCATTACCGTTTAAAAAAAATGAAGGAAAAGCTTTTCTAACGAAAACTGAACCCTATTGACCAATAACTCGTAACTATTTTTGTATTTTAGCCCTTATTCACAATACTATGATGCTCATTCGATATATAACACAGATAGGAAGATATTTCCTGATGATAAAAGAAATTTTCAACAAACAAACCAAATGGTCTGTGATGAAAAATCTAATCTTCAAGGAAATTGATGACTTAATAATTGGTTCACTTGGTATTGTAGCCTTTATTTCCTTCTTCGTGGGAGGTGTTGTTGCAATTCAAACCGCATTAAACTTAACTAATCCTTTGATCCCAAAATACCTTATTGGTTTTGCCACCAGACAATCAGTGATATTGGAATTTGCTCCTACATTTATCTCCATAATTATGGCAGGAAAAATGGGATCATTCATAACGTCTAGCATCGGTACGATGAGAGTTACAGAGCAAATTGA carries:
- a CDS encoding glycosyltransferase; this translates as MNYYIVIPAHNEEELISLTLESLISQTLLPKKVVVVNDNSTDKTSEIVLAFAEEHPFISLVEKKSSTIHLPGSKVIQAFQTGFETLDENYDVIVKIDADLIFPNNYFEKIDTHFKSDPSIGMVGGFCYIEKNGEWILENLTDKDHIRGALKAYRKETFKQIGGLKPQMGWDTVDELLCKFYNWKVVTDTSLHVKHLKPTGANYNKTARYKQGEAFYTLGYGFIITAIASAKLAMMKKKPLLFLDYIKGFWKAKTAKTPLMVTAEQAKFIRHYRLKKMKEKLF